One genomic region from Pyxicephalus adspersus chromosome 1, UCB_Pads_2.0, whole genome shotgun sequence encodes:
- the LOC140321640 gene encoding interleukin-13 receptor subunit alpha-1-like, with amino-acid sequence MEFTIHKGLKLRILSYKVSQIREIWYMESFIVTPEGKPDTAAEHFSCEIFLVSYVDCSWMAGREAPEDTQYQLVLRQFSVDVPCQDYRTDSFGRQVGCHLKSPNIDFNTTVYALVVGWSNETSVQFLDALFILNDYEILEPPRNIDLNYSSTDLEITWEKPKTHDRSGTHCFIYSININGNITGGIKGNSYRTNKLPLNENVNVSMRAKWDLSNGCSKNRKWSRWSEPHIFEYFSCVIYDISSMKFSWNFGTEVPGDTRFSLILSKKKMKITCQDYQTDYLGRQVGCILRSPNVSFERTVCVDLVGHNNKTLVRSIRGCFKPNDLVILDPPRIHVSYNSTDLEMTWETPKTHSNVSEHCFIYGININEAIIENIKGKSYITSRLHLNEKLQISMRAKWDERCSSNNKWSGWSDRLRIGPNSTHFAQNIFLIVLGIVAAALLFFLRFLCYRFQISKRFFPSIPEPAAKLFDHFEENGLSEQNMMEMERRQEDEDCVSLHIMEIPPMEQYVNTMMARGCS; translated from the exons ATGGAATTTACAATTCACAAAGGATTGAAGTTACGCATTTTATCATATAAAGTATCTCAGATCAGAGAGATTTGGTATATGGAAAGTTTTATAGTAACACCTGAAG GGAAACCGGATACAGCCGCTGAGCACTTTTCCTGTGAAATTTTTCTTGTTTCCTATGTGGATTGTTCATGGATGGCCGGCAGAGAAGCCCCAGAAGATACTCAATACCAATTAGTTCTTAG gCAGTTCTCTGTGGATGTACCATGTCAGGACTACAGGACAGATTCTTTTGGAAGACAAGTTGGATGTCATTTAAAATCACCGAACATTGATTTTAACACAACTGTCTATGCGCTGGTGGTGGGATGGAGTAATGAGACCTCAGTGCAGTTCCTAGATGCCCTTTTCATACTAAATGATTATG AAATTTTAGAGCCCCCAAGAAACATAGATCTGAATTACAGTTCAACAGACCTTGAAATCACCTGGGAGAAGCCAAAAACACACGACAGATCAGGCACACATTGCTTCATATACAGTATCAATATCAATggg AACATTACAGGTGGAATAAAAGGAAACTCTTACAGGACAAACAAATTGCCTCTAAATGAGAATGTCAATGTATCCATGAGGGCAAAATGGGACCTGAGCAATGGCTGCTCAAAAAACAGAAAGTGGAGTCGGTGGAGTGAACCACATATTTTTG aataCTTCTCCTGTGTGATTTATGACATCTCCAGTATGAAATTTTCATGGAACTTCGGCACAGAAGTCCCAGGAGATACCCGGTTCTCCTTGATTCTCAG taagaagaaaatgaaaataacatgCCAAGACTATCAGACGGATTATTTAGGGAGACAGGTTGGATGCATTCTAAGATCTCCAAACGTTAGTTTTGAAAGAACGGTTTGTGTGGATTTGGTgggacataataataaaacattagttCGATCTATAAGGGGCTGCTTTAAACCCAATGATCTCG TGATTTTAGATCCTCCAAGGATACATGTGAGTTATAACTCAACTGACCTTGAAATGACTTGGGAGACAccaaaaacacacagcaatgtcAGCGAGCATTGCTTTATATACGGCATTAATATAAATGAG gcAATTATAGAGAATATAAAGGGGAAATCCTACATAACAAGTAGATTGCATTTGAATGAGAAACTTCAGATATCCATGAGGGCAAAATGGGATGAACGCTGCTCGAGTAATAACAAGTGGAGTGGATGGAGCGATCGGCTCAGAATCG GGCCCAACTCCACACATTTTGCACAAAATATCTTCCTGATTGTCCTGGGAATAGTTGCAGCTGCTCTTCTGTTCTTCCTCAGATTCTTATGTTACAG gtttcagaTCTCAAAAAGGTTTTTTCCATCAATACCAGAACCAGCGGCAAAATTATTTGATCATTTTGAAGAGAATGGATTGTCA gAACAGAATATGATGGAAATGGAAAGAAGACAAGAAGACGAGGATTGTGTTAGTTTACACATAATGGAAATACCTCCAATGGAGCAATACGTTAATACAATGATGGCCAGGGGTTGTTCTTGA